A single genomic interval of Sceloporus undulatus isolate JIND9_A2432 ecotype Alabama chromosome 2, SceUnd_v1.1, whole genome shotgun sequence harbors:
- the LOC121920706 gene encoding LOW QUALITY PROTEIN: tetraspanin-36-like (The sequence of the model RefSeq protein was modified relative to this genomic sequence to represent the inferred CDS: inserted 2 bases in 1 codon) → MVKKHSLLNSPDQLQRRISTELHQLIIKMWQSYTAIYVLKAYNTYDDFLQDEYSLLSTVIISIGFMILILALACCCAYIRESKVQLGKLMVIILMIFVAEVAAFVLGCIYRGKIKTDVHEPMVHKFVVYDGESXESSAIDKLQRELQCYGILNYTDWIGSQWYNSSGKNNSVPLSCCKIDVSKNCIGRVNETKFLNTQGCEDKVKSVLQHALIYTMVIILSFAIKYYLCG, encoded by the exons ATGGTCAAAAAGCACTCTCTTCTCAATTCTCCAGACCAGTTGCAGAGACGTATCAGCACAGAGCTTCATCAGCTGATTATCAAAATGTGGCAAAGT TATACTGCCATCTATGTTCTCAAGGCCTACAATACTTACGATGACTTTCTTCAAGACGAATATTCTCTCTTGTCAACAGTCATCATTTCTATTGGTTTCATGATACTGATACTTGCGTTGGCTTGCTGCTGTGCCTACATCCGTGAGTCCAAGGTTCAACTGGGAAAGCTCATGGTCATTATCCTGATGATCTTCGTTGCAGAAGTGGCAGCCTTTGTTCTTGGATGTATTTATAGAGGAAAGATAAAAACAGATGTGCATGAACCAATGGTACACAAATTCGTGGTCTATGATGGGGAAAG GGAGTCTTCGGCCATAGATAAATTACAAAGGGAGCTTCAGTGCTATGGCATCCTCAACTACACAGACTGGATCGGTAGCCAGTGGTACAATTCTTCCGGCAAGAACAACAGTGTACCCTTGAGTTGCTGCAAGATAGATGTTAGCAAGAACTGCATTGGACGGGTGAATGAGACAAAATTTCTCAATACTCAGGGTTGTGAAGACAAAGTGAAATCTGTTCTACAGCATGCCCTTATCTATACTATGGTTATCATCCTCAGCTTTGCCATT AAATATTATCTGTGTGGTTAA